Proteins from a genomic interval of Treponema brennaborense DSM 12168:
- the clpA gene encoding ATP-dependent Clp protease ATP-binding subunit ClpA — protein sequence MKITPQLQKIINSAMEDAGKSGHEFVTPEHLLYASLKFPPVRDLLLVCGGDVDTILTNVNSYLETKVPVAKDHTPIQTVGFQNVIERAVLHCVAAEKQELEITDVIVSMLDEPKNYCSYYLHKGGIDRLRLIEVISYIKYKCDESADLQSCIAAMLEDEQFRDGVTDAFPVRSVGASEKPSADSAKSAAGTSASSAGDGAESAEGGGAGKSARRTALERYAVDLIAEAKNGNLESFIGRDAELERTVQVLCRRSKNNPIHVGDAGVGKTAITHGLAARIAADQVPDALAGYALYSLDMGALIAGTKFRGDFEDRFKRIIDELLKKEKAILFIDEIHTIIGAGASGSGNLDASNLLKPVLTSGKIRCIGSTTFEEYARIFEKDRALARRFQKIDILEPGAADTVKILEGLKPAYEAYHGVSYTAPALAAAVDLSVQYLPDRRLPDKAIDILDEAGAYVRIHRKAANRPRTVSAAAAAGGSGTVSSAAFSAGAAFSHGAAVPRPQRKPRVTVALVEKIVSKMARIPERSVKTDERDVLRNLESVLEREIFGQDEAVSLVVQAVKRSRAGLRDPDKTAANFLFAGPTGVGKTELARALAQSLGMPLLRFDMSEYQEKHTVSRLIGSPPGYVGFEEGGLLTDAVRKEPYAVVLLDEIEKAHADIYNILLQVMDYGQLTDNQGRKADFRNAILIMTSNAGARDIGKPLIGFGGRAADGSAVREAVEKAFTPEFRNRLDAVVPFGHLDRLVAEDIVRKELRKLAARLARKKVSLEVDDACVAFLADRGYSREFGARNVARTVDSLVASALVDAVLFGKLADGGTVRCSVSGGAQTAVGGVQSAGTSGAGNTAAPADVSGAERSVTFTYA from the coding sequence ATGAAAATTACGCCGCAACTCCAAAAGATAATCAATTCCGCCATGGAAGACGCCGGAAAATCCGGTCACGAATTCGTAACGCCGGAACATCTGCTGTACGCGTCGCTGAAATTTCCGCCGGTGAGAGATTTGCTGCTCGTCTGCGGCGGCGACGTGGATACGATTTTGACGAACGTGAATTCATACCTTGAGACTAAAGTGCCGGTTGCCAAAGACCATACGCCGATTCAGACTGTCGGATTTCAGAACGTGATCGAACGGGCGGTACTGCACTGCGTTGCGGCCGAAAAGCAGGAACTTGAAATAACCGACGTGATCGTGAGTATGCTCGACGAACCGAAAAATTACTGTTCTTATTATTTGCACAAAGGCGGTATAGACCGGCTGCGGCTGATCGAAGTCATCAGTTACATCAAATACAAATGCGACGAGTCGGCCGACTTGCAGTCGTGCATCGCGGCGATGCTTGAGGACGAACAGTTCCGCGACGGAGTAACGGATGCGTTTCCGGTCCGGAGCGTCGGAGCGTCGGAAAAGCCGTCCGCCGACAGCGCGAAATCTGCGGCCGGCACTTCCGCTTCTTCTGCCGGAGACGGTGCGGAAAGCGCGGAAGGCGGCGGTGCCGGAAAAAGCGCGCGCCGGACGGCGCTTGAACGGTACGCCGTGGATTTGATTGCGGAAGCTAAAAACGGAAATTTGGAATCGTTTATCGGGCGGGATGCCGAATTGGAACGCACGGTGCAAGTGTTGTGCCGCCGGTCAAAAAACAATCCCATCCACGTCGGCGACGCCGGCGTCGGTAAAACGGCGATTACGCACGGACTGGCGGCCCGCATCGCGGCGGATCAGGTACCGGACGCGCTGGCCGGGTACGCGCTGTACAGTCTGGATATGGGAGCGCTTATCGCCGGAACGAAATTTCGCGGCGATTTTGAAGATCGGTTTAAACGGATTATCGACGAACTCCTGAAAAAAGAAAAAGCGATTCTCTTTATAGACGAAATTCATACGATAATCGGAGCCGGCGCGTCCGGTTCCGGCAACCTCGACGCGTCGAATTTACTGAAACCGGTGCTGACTTCCGGCAAAATCCGCTGCATCGGTTCCACGACTTTTGAAGAATACGCGCGTATTTTTGAAAAAGACCGGGCGCTCGCGCGGCGGTTCCAAAAGATCGACATACTCGAACCGGGCGCAGCCGATACGGTTAAAATTCTTGAAGGACTCAAGCCGGCGTACGAAGCGTATCACGGCGTTTCGTACACTGCGCCGGCGCTCGCCGCAGCGGTCGATTTGTCGGTGCAGTATCTGCCCGACCGGCGGCTGCCGGATAAGGCGATCGATATTCTGGACGAAGCGGGTGCGTACGTGCGGATCCACCGGAAGGCGGCGAACCGTCCGCGTACCGTTTCCGCTGCTGCGGCAGCCGGCGGAAGCGGTACGGTTTCTTCGGCAGCGTTTTCCGCCGGTGCGGCGTTTTCTCACGGGGCAGCCGTGCCCCGTCCTCAGCGTAAACCGCGCGTAACGGTTGCGCTCGTTGAAAAAATCGTTTCTAAAATGGCGCGCATTCCTGAGCGGAGCGTCAAAACCGACGAGCGCGACGTGCTGCGCAATTTGGAATCCGTGCTGGAGCGTGAAATTTTCGGTCAGGATGAGGCCGTTTCGCTCGTCGTACAGGCGGTGAAGCGCTCGCGCGCGGGGCTGCGCGATCCTGATAAAACGGCCGCGAACTTTTTATTCGCGGGGCCGACAGGCGTCGGTAAAACGGAGCTTGCCCGCGCGCTCGCACAGTCGCTCGGTATGCCGCTTCTGCGCTTCGATATGAGCGAATATCAGGAAAAGCATACGGTGAGCCGCCTGATCGGTTCGCCGCCCGGCTACGTCGGGTTTGAAGAAGGCGGACTTTTAACGGACGCCGTGCGCAAAGAACCGTACGCAGTCGTGCTGCTTGATGAAATCGAAAAAGCGCACGCCGACATTTACAATATTCTGCTGCAGGTAATGGATTACGGGCAGCTTACCGACAATCAGGGGCGCAAAGCCGATTTCAGGAACGCGATACTCATCATGACCAGCAACGCCGGCGCGCGCGATATCGGCAAACCGCTGATCGGGTTCGGCGGGCGGGCAGCGGACGGTTCCGCCGTTCGGGAAGCGGTGGAAAAGGCGTTTACGCCCGAGTTCCGGAATCGCCTCGACGCGGTGGTGCCGTTCGGTCATCTCGACCGGCTCGTCGCCGAAGATATCGTCCGGAAAGAACTGCGCAAACTGGCTGCGCGACTGGCACGGAAAAAGGTGTCGCTTGAAGTCGACGACGCGTGCGTCGCGTTTCTTGCCGACCGCGGATATTCGCGTGAATTCGGCGCGCGCAACGTTGCGCGTACCGTGGATTCGCTAGTCGCGTCTGCGCTGGTAGACGCCGTACTGTTCGGAAAACTGGCGGACGGCGGAACGGTTCGCTGTTCGGTAAGCGGCGGCGCCCAGACTGCCGTCGGCGGCGTTCAATCTGCCGGTACTTCGGGTGCCGGCAATACGGCTGCGCCGGCCGACGTTTCGGGTGCCGAGCGCTCCGTTACGTTCACGTATGCATAA
- a CDS encoding CidA/LrgA family protein, which produces MKILLQIAIVFALCLAGECISAVLPFTLPGSIVSMILLFILLLVKLLKVRHIETKTAFLQQNMAFFFVPASVSILEHIPLLRSILLPFILICTVSTILTFTATAAAVSLCLRIMNAGNERRQSPETEGKS; this is translated from the coding sequence ATGAAAATTTTATTGCAAATCGCGATCGTGTTCGCCCTGTGTCTTGCAGGCGAATGCATTTCGGCAGTACTGCCGTTCACGCTGCCGGGCAGCATCGTCAGTATGATCCTGCTGTTCATATTGCTGCTTGTGAAACTGCTCAAAGTACGCCACATCGAAACGAAAACGGCGTTTCTGCAGCAGAATATGGCGTTTTTCTTCGTACCGGCCAGCGTCAGCATACTTGAACACATACCGCTGCTGCGTTCGATTCTGCTCCCGTTCATACTGATATGCACCGTTTCCACGATTCTGACGTTCACCGCTACGGCCGCCGCCGTTTCGCTTTGTCTCCGGATCATGAACGCCGGCAACGAACGCCGGCAATCACCCGAAACGGAGGGAAAATCATGA
- a CDS encoding LrgB family protein, translated as MKELLRTMFDTAAASPFFGITLSVFTYQIGIVVHRKWKSALTSPLIVSSILCCLFLWITGIPFGDYNRGGYFISLFLGPATAVLAVAMYNQLDTLKKNLIPILVGTVVGTAVSTGSILFMCRLFRLDRVITASLLPKSVTTPIALSLSEATGGIAGVTSAAVIFTGILGTIIAEPLLKLLRVKNPVAAGLAIGVSSHAMGTTKAIEIGETEGSISALAIGCAGIATVVISAIISI; from the coding sequence ATGAAAGAGCTGCTTCGCACGATGTTCGACACGGCCGCCGCTTCGCCGTTTTTCGGCATAACGCTTTCCGTGTTTACGTACCAGATCGGTATCGTCGTACACAGAAAATGGAAATCGGCCCTGACCAGCCCGCTCATCGTTTCAAGCATTCTGTGCTGTCTGTTTTTATGGATTACGGGCATACCGTTCGGCGATTACAATCGCGGCGGCTATTTCATTTCGCTGTTTCTGGGCCCCGCGACCGCAGTTCTGGCAGTCGCCATGTATAATCAACTCGATACGCTCAAAAAAAACCTGATTCCGATCCTCGTCGGCACGGTGGTCGGTACCGCCGTCTCGACCGGCAGCATTCTGTTCATGTGCAGACTGTTCCGGCTCGACCGCGTCATCACCGCGTCGCTGCTGCCCAAATCGGTAACGACTCCCATCGCCCTCAGCCTGTCGGAGGCAACCGGCGGCATTGCGGGCGTAACGAGCGCCGCCGTCATTTTTACCGGAATATTGGGAACGATCATCGCCGAACCGCTGCTGAAACTGCTGCGCGTCAAAAATCCCGTCGCCGCGGGACTGGCGATCGGCGTCAGCAGCCACGCCATGGGAACGACGAAGGCGATAGAAATCGGAGAAACCGAAGGTTCCATAAGCGCGCTCGCCATCGGCTGCGCGGGGATTGCAACGGTCGTCATTTCCGCTATAATCAGCATATGA
- the gdhA gene encoding NADP-specific glutamate dehydrogenase, producing MKNAYVKRVWEQVQAKNAAEPEFLQAVQEVLESLEPVVDTMPELEKGAILERIVEPERVIMFRVPWVDDSGKVQINRGFRVQFNSAIGPYKGGIRFHPSVNLGILKFLGFEQVFKNSLTTLPMGGGKGGSDFDPHGKSDNEVMRFCQSFMTELSRHIGADTDVPAGDIGVGGREVGYMFGQYKRLRNEFTGVLTGKGLQFGGSLIRPEATGYGCVYFAQNMLAVKGKDLKGKVCAVSGSGNVAQFCCEKLIQLGAKPVTMSDSSGFIYDPDGITAEKLAFIMELKNVKRGRIKEYADKYPSATYTAGARPWSVKCDCAFPCATQNELNCDEANALIKNGVQLVAEGANMPSTPDAVAAFQKALVMFAPGKASNAGGVATSGLEMSQNSIRLSWSREEVDEKLKGIMKNIHDNAYAAAKQFGMAGNYVAGANIAGFLKVAKAMLAQGIV from the coding sequence ATGAAAAACGCGTATGTAAAACGTGTCTGGGAACAGGTTCAGGCGAAAAACGCCGCCGAACCCGAATTCCTGCAGGCGGTGCAGGAAGTTTTGGAATCTCTGGAACCGGTCGTGGATACGATGCCGGAATTGGAAAAAGGCGCGATTCTCGAGCGCATCGTCGAGCCGGAACGGGTAATCATGTTCCGTGTTCCCTGGGTCGACGATTCCGGTAAAGTTCAGATTAACCGCGGTTTCCGCGTTCAGTTCAACAGCGCCATCGGCCCGTACAAAGGCGGTATCCGCTTTCATCCGTCGGTAAACCTCGGCATCCTGAAATTCTTGGGATTTGAACAGGTTTTCAAGAACAGTCTGACGACGCTTCCGATGGGCGGCGGCAAGGGCGGTTCCGATTTCGATCCTCACGGAAAATCCGATAACGAAGTCATGCGTTTCTGCCAGTCGTTCATGACCGAATTGAGCCGTCATATCGGTGCGGATACCGACGTTCCCGCGGGCGACATCGGCGTCGGCGGCCGCGAAGTAGGTTACATGTTCGGTCAGTACAAACGTCTGCGCAACGAATTTACCGGCGTCCTTACCGGAAAAGGTTTGCAGTTCGGCGGTTCTTTGATTCGCCCCGAAGCAACCGGTTACGGCTGCGTGTATTTTGCGCAGAACATGCTTGCCGTCAAAGGCAAAGATCTGAAAGGCAAAGTGTGCGCCGTCTCCGGTTCCGGAAACGTCGCGCAGTTCTGCTGTGAAAAATTGATCCAGCTCGGTGCCAAACCGGTAACGATGTCGGATTCTTCGGGTTTCATTTACGATCCGGACGGAATCACCGCGGAAAAACTGGCGTTCATCATGGAACTTAAAAACGTAAAGCGCGGCCGCATCAAAGAATACGCGGACAAATATCCCTCGGCAACATATACGGCCGGCGCGCGCCCCTGGTCGGTAAAATGCGATTGCGCGTTCCCCTGCGCGACGCAGAACGAATTGAATTGCGACGAAGCGAACGCGCTGATCAAAAACGGCGTTCAGCTGGTTGCCGAAGGCGCCAACATGCCGTCTACTCCCGACGCCGTAGCGGCGTTCCAGAAAGCGCTCGTCATGTTCGCTCCCGGAAAAGCGTCCAACGCCGGCGGCGTGGCGACGTCCGGTCTCGAGATGAGCCAGAACTCCATCCGCCTGTCCTGGAGCCGTGAAGAAGTTGATGAAAAACTTAAAGGCATCATGAAAAACATTCATGACAACGCGTACGCGGCCGCCAAACAGTTCGGTATGGCAGGCAACTACGTTGCCGGCGCCAATATCGCCGGATTCCTGAAAGTGGCGAAAGCGATGCTGGCTCAGGGTATCGTCTGA
- a CDS encoding DNA adenine methylase produces the protein MNETPTAAADSADSAENPAYLSEQLITYIGNKRALLDFIGSGVQLVREKLGGRKLDVFDVFSGSGIVSRYLRRYARRLLVNDLEPYAFVINRCYSANGKDADTEQLRSLHAELVSELESGPLSAGFVTELYAPADDEAVRTGERCFYTGRNARFIDTARALIARKVPQDMQPFLIAPLLAEASVHANTAGIFKGFYKNADGTGQFGGAGRNALQRICGDITLPYPVFSNFTCETTVYCGDANRIVKDAPATDLAYIDPPYNQHPYGSNYFMLNLIASGQKPDERTISKVSGIPAGWNRSAYNRKRQIADALENLVANVNARFLLISFNSEGFLSPDAMTGLLSKHGSVVRLERNYNAFRGSRNLAARSTHVTEYLYLVEKR, from the coding sequence ATGAACGAAACTCCGACCGCCGCCGCAGATTCCGCGGATTCCGCAGAAAATCCCGCATATCTGAGCGAACAGCTCATCACCTACATCGGAAACAAACGCGCGCTGCTCGACTTTATCGGCAGCGGAGTGCAGCTCGTCCGTGAAAAACTGGGCGGGCGGAAACTCGACGTGTTCGACGTATTTTCGGGATCGGGAATCGTGTCGCGTTACTTGCGGCGATACGCGCGCCGCCTGCTCGTAAACGACCTTGAACCGTACGCGTTCGTCATAAACCGCTGCTATTCGGCTAACGGAAAAGACGCTGACACGGAACAGCTGCGTTCGCTTCACGCGGAACTCGTTTCGGAACTTGAAAGCGGACCGCTTTCCGCGGGGTTCGTTACCGAATTGTACGCACCGGCGGACGACGAAGCCGTGCGTACGGGAGAACGCTGTTTTTATACGGGACGAAACGCGCGGTTCATCGACACCGCGCGCGCCCTTATCGCGCGGAAAGTACCGCAAGACATGCAGCCGTTTCTGATAGCGCCGCTGCTTGCCGAAGCGTCCGTTCACGCGAACACTGCGGGTATTTTCAAAGGTTTTTACAAAAACGCGGACGGCACCGGTCAATTCGGCGGCGCGGGACGGAATGCCCTGCAGCGCATCTGCGGCGACATCACGCTGCCGTACCCGGTGTTCAGCAATTTTACGTGCGAAACGACGGTCTATTGCGGCGACGCGAACCGCATCGTCAAAGACGCGCCTGCAACCGACCTCGCGTATATCGACCCGCCGTACAATCAGCACCCGTACGGATCGAATTATTTCATGCTGAATCTGATCGCTTCCGGACAGAAGCCGGACGAGCGGACGATAAGCAAAGTGTCGGGCATTCCGGCCGGCTGGAACCGCTCGGCTTACAACCGGAAACGGCAAATCGCTGACGCGCTTGAAAACCTCGTCGCGAACGTGAACGCGCGCTTTTTGCTGATTTCGTTCAATTCCGAAGGCTTCCTTTCTCCCGACGCAATGACCGGACTGCTTTCCAAGCACGGCTCGGTCGTCAGATTGGAGCGGAATTACAACGCGTTCCGCGGTTCGCGGAATTTGGCAGCTCGCAGCACGCACGTAACCGAATATTTGTATCTGGTTGAAAAACGGTAA
- the aat gene encoding leucyl/phenylalanyl-tRNA--protein transferase: MHNAGSDGTFRPVVFPEPDGGRGIVAVTEDISVDSLYSAYLQGVFPWFCEDRGEPVVWWSPDPRFVLLPGELHVPDRLERFLKRTPYRYTFDVDFEAVITGCANVRRPGQAGTWIGPKIIDAYCRLHREGIAHSVEVWRGDTLAGGLYGVLIGRVFCGESMFSLESDSAKSAFVLFVRAFASCGGALIDSQVYTDNLARFGAKNVSRAAFLRLERELLPQPLTEDPAEAFYRACRGTD; this comes from the coding sequence ATGCATAACGCGGGTTCGGACGGCACGTTCCGCCCCGTCGTGTTTCCCGAGCCGGACGGCGGGCGGGGAATCGTTGCGGTAACGGAAGATATCAGCGTGGACTCGCTGTATTCGGCGTATCTGCAGGGCGTGTTTCCGTGGTTCTGCGAAGACCGCGGCGAACCGGTCGTCTGGTGGTCGCCGGATCCCCGCTTCGTTCTGCTGCCCGGCGAACTGCACGTTCCGGACAGACTCGAGCGGTTTTTGAAACGGACGCCGTATCGGTATACGTTCGACGTCGATTTTGAAGCGGTGATTACCGGCTGCGCGAACGTCCGCCGTCCGGGACAGGCCGGTACCTGGATCGGTCCGAAAATTATCGACGCATATTGCCGGCTGCATCGGGAAGGAATCGCCCATTCCGTGGAAGTTTGGCGCGGCGATACGCTCGCGGGCGGATTGTACGGCGTACTCATCGGGCGGGTGTTCTGCGGAGAGTCGATGTTTTCACTGGAAAGCGATTCGGCTAAATCCGCGTTCGTGCTGTTCGTTCGTGCGTTCGCTTCGTGCGGCGGTGCGCTGATCGATTCTCAAGTGTATACGGATAATCTTGCCCGATTCGGCGCGAAAAACGTTTCACGCGCTGCGTTTCTGCGCCTTGAAAGGGAATTGCTGCCGCAGCCGCTCACCGAAGATCCGGCGGAGGCGTTTTACCGCGCGTGCCGGGGCACTGATTAG